In the genome of Myxococcus stipitatus, one region contains:
- a CDS encoding metallophosphoesterase gives MALPSSESFCFAAVGDVHGRMHRMVSFLQSWSKRARRELDFVLQVGDFEPHRDEADLATMAAPARHKHLGDFADYHQKRRHFPWPVHFIGGNHEPHGYLDTEPRGFQLAPNCHYLGRSGAVDLNGLSVVGVSGIHDEATFQKPHPPLSLLGTVSNKAFTFFHEEDIERAMAFGRADVLVVHDWPSGIIATQDRGAFTQQRRSPDADAVGNEYARLLAEALQPQLVLCGHLHKGYRGVLAHTSGARSQVCCLASVEQGAEAFAVFQVSPLGIQEITHLGTPEPA, from the coding sequence ATGGCCCTCCCTTCCTCCGAGAGCTTCTGCTTCGCCGCCGTGGGCGATGTGCACGGGCGCATGCACCGGATGGTGTCCTTCCTCCAGTCCTGGTCGAAGCGCGCCCGTCGCGAGCTGGACTTCGTCCTCCAGGTGGGCGACTTCGAGCCCCACCGCGACGAAGCGGACCTGGCGACCATGGCCGCTCCCGCGCGCCACAAGCACCTGGGCGACTTCGCGGACTACCACCAGAAGCGCCGTCACTTCCCCTGGCCCGTCCACTTCATCGGCGGCAACCACGAGCCCCACGGCTACCTGGACACGGAGCCGCGGGGCTTCCAGCTCGCGCCGAACTGCCACTACCTGGGGCGCTCGGGCGCCGTCGACCTGAACGGCCTGAGCGTCGTCGGCGTCTCCGGCATCCACGACGAGGCCACCTTCCAGAAGCCCCATCCACCGCTGTCCCTGCTGGGCACGGTGTCGAACAAGGCCTTCACCTTCTTCCACGAAGAAGACATCGAGCGCGCCATGGCCTTCGGTCGCGCGGACGTGCTCGTCGTCCACGACTGGCCCTCCGGAATCATCGCGACCCAGGACCGCGGAGCCTTCACACAGCAGCGCCGCAGCCCCGACGCGGACGCCGTCGGCAACGAGTACGCGCGGCTCCTGGCCGAGGCGCTCCAACCCCAGCTCGTGCTCTGTGGCCACCTGCACAAGGGCTATCGGGGCGTACTCGCCCACACCTCGGGCGCCCGCTCCCAGGTCTGCTGCCTGGCGAGCGTGGAACAGGGGGCCGAGGCCTTCGCCGTGTTCCAGGTCTCACCTCTCGGGATTCAGGAGATCACCCACCTGGGCACCCCGGAACCCGCCTGA
- a CDS encoding Fe2+-dependent dioxygenase, producing MMLHIPNVLTAAEVARCRAVMEKADWTDGRVTAGHQSAQVKQNLQLPEGSAAARELGDLVLAGLERSPLFISAVLPQRVFPPLFNRYEANMHFGSHVDGAIRPIPGTAQRVRTDVSATLFLSEPDSYDGGELVVEDTYGHHSVKLPAGDLIIYPSTSLHHVTPVTRGARLASFFWIQSMVRDVSKRALLFDMDTAIMQLNQEVPKSPSLVMLTGVYHNLLRQWAEP from the coding sequence ATGATGTTGCACATCCCAAACGTCCTGACCGCGGCCGAAGTGGCTCGCTGCCGCGCGGTGATGGAGAAGGCGGACTGGACGGACGGCCGGGTCACGGCGGGCCACCAGTCCGCGCAGGTGAAGCAGAACCTCCAGCTCCCCGAAGGGAGCGCCGCCGCGCGCGAGCTGGGAGACCTGGTGCTGGCGGGGCTGGAGCGCAGTCCGCTCTTCATCTCCGCCGTGCTGCCCCAGCGTGTCTTCCCGCCGCTGTTCAACCGCTACGAGGCGAACATGCACTTCGGCTCGCACGTGGACGGCGCGATTCGCCCCATTCCGGGGACGGCGCAGCGCGTGCGCACCGACGTGTCGGCCACGCTCTTCCTCTCGGAGCCGGACAGCTACGACGGGGGAGAGCTGGTGGTGGAGGACACCTACGGGCACCACTCGGTGAAGCTGCCCGCGGGGGACCTCATCATCTACCCGTCCACCAGCCTGCACCACGTGACGCCGGTGACGCGGGGCGCGAGGCTGGCTTCGTTCTTCTGGATTCAGAGCATGGTGCGGGACGTGTCGAAGCGCGCGCTGCTGTTCGACATGGACACCGCCATCATGCAGCTCAACCAGGAGGTGCCCAAGAGCCCCTCCCTGGTCATGCTGACGGGCGTCTACCACAACCTGCTCCGCCAATGGGCGGAGCCCTGA
- a CDS encoding phosphatidylserine/phosphatidylglycerophosphate/cardiolipin synthase family protein yields MFRRLVVVFDAGSESEQVIHWVQRLTAAPEAVYLYGLVPERSELEAPPPASLTVLDRLRHALHDWDARIQVSGALETHLDTAGIVHVATKHGAELVVFGPHLDTSPRARVGAMLMLCLREHLPVLSIGKAATPSPTAPSRTAVAVAPDGRGLGAVATFLSRCAVRSELVALTSELEPEQVSHLQTLGRALGIDQLLHVEALTENPANSRAEVFDVAALRSGADLLLVPADALADVEALMLGLFGAKALQEARVPILMLPRAQPSSPLFEDAYAVSDSLAAPGLAPRFAVERVGFMSSVSVPDAGDLTVFEGGNTLGHGRHEGGTAALEASWFAHAKGPHALAFSFAGDTAPRDLTPCYVLAPEKPVLLVDSLVDEDTLDAARALAAERYHLVFVRLRDSDSFAQQRARLREKLPDLPWPLLLDASTWLDDARADDVPRQVDGQRLLRVATRLAAAHVPIAAVLTRDAYKPVHPHLRTLSPEECVALSRTSPLEPLPIPDEPGTFARELVLAGCGPRREGHDIAFELDNRLARESLLAAIDAARSTIHWQCYIVEDDAITARFTEALKRAASRGVRVRFLADALYSGHDSFGALNPALVSLSETPLVEVRAIAPLVGVPSLSELKQRNHRKLTIIDSARAFVSGRNLGAPYYTGFDEVDLHRDTPYRDVPWLDCGARLKGPLVGDLELAFLTEWTRAGGEPFDIPASAPEGTMAARLVLHEGLRDTHTLDTQLALIRHARSRLVLVNTFPLLLELQNALIAAVRRGVRVEFLFGSVRPHHGDARTYFPGGALREVADHYVRSRLDAVIAAGAIAYELALPTLPNWDAALEQLCPHVHAKLLVCDTTAVAVGSANLDVTAAYWESEALLIVEDPPFAEQMLGALAPLFATSRRIDREDSRWRDEVEQRAWVGRNWPSLVG; encoded by the coding sequence ATGTTCCGTCGTCTCGTGGTCGTCTTCGATGCCGGCTCGGAGTCCGAGCAGGTCATCCACTGGGTCCAGCGGCTGACCGCCGCTCCCGAGGCCGTCTATCTGTACGGGCTGGTGCCCGAGCGCAGTGAGCTCGAGGCGCCTCCACCTGCAAGCCTCACCGTGCTGGACCGCCTTCGCCACGCCCTGCACGACTGGGATGCCCGCATCCAGGTGAGCGGTGCGCTGGAGACACACCTCGACACCGCGGGCATCGTCCACGTGGCCACGAAGCACGGCGCGGAGCTGGTCGTCTTCGGCCCCCATCTCGATACGTCGCCGAGAGCCCGCGTGGGCGCCATGCTCATGCTCTGTTTGCGGGAGCACCTCCCCGTGCTCTCCATCGGCAAGGCGGCCACGCCATCCCCCACCGCGCCCTCTCGCACGGCGGTGGCGGTCGCGCCGGATGGACGGGGGCTCGGCGCCGTGGCCACGTTCCTCTCCCGCTGTGCCGTGCGCTCCGAGCTGGTCGCGCTCACGTCCGAGCTGGAGCCCGAGCAGGTCTCGCATCTCCAGACCCTCGGCCGAGCCCTGGGCATCGACCAACTGCTCCACGTCGAAGCCCTCACCGAGAACCCCGCCAACAGTCGCGCCGAGGTCTTCGACGTCGCGGCCTTGCGCTCCGGCGCGGACCTCCTGCTCGTTCCAGCCGATGCCCTCGCCGACGTGGAGGCGCTGATGCTGGGCCTGTTCGGCGCCAAGGCCCTCCAGGAGGCTCGCGTCCCCATCCTGATGCTGCCCCGCGCGCAGCCCTCGTCCCCGTTGTTCGAGGACGCCTACGCGGTCTCTGATTCTCTCGCGGCCCCCGGGCTCGCGCCCCGCTTCGCCGTGGAGCGCGTGGGCTTCATGTCGAGCGTCTCCGTTCCCGACGCGGGAGACCTGACGGTCTTCGAGGGAGGAAACACCCTGGGCCACGGCCGGCACGAGGGAGGCACCGCCGCGCTCGAAGCCTCCTGGTTCGCGCACGCGAAAGGCCCCCATGCCCTCGCGTTCTCCTTCGCGGGTGACACGGCCCCTCGAGACCTGACGCCTTGCTACGTGCTGGCCCCCGAGAAGCCCGTGCTCCTCGTGGACAGCCTGGTGGACGAGGACACACTCGACGCGGCCCGAGCCCTGGCGGCCGAGCGCTACCACCTGGTCTTCGTGCGGCTGCGCGACAGCGACTCCTTTGCCCAGCAGCGCGCGCGCCTGAGAGAGAAGCTGCCCGACCTCCCCTGGCCGCTGCTGCTCGATGCCAGTACATGGCTCGATGATGCACGCGCCGATGACGTTCCCAGACAGGTCGATGGACAGCGGCTCCTGCGCGTCGCGACCCGCCTCGCGGCCGCGCACGTCCCCATCGCCGCGGTCCTCACGCGCGATGCCTACAAGCCTGTCCATCCGCACCTCCGCACACTGAGCCCCGAGGAGTGCGTGGCGCTGTCGAGGACCTCGCCGCTGGAGCCGCTCCCGATTCCCGATGAGCCGGGGACGTTCGCGCGCGAGCTGGTGCTCGCGGGCTGTGGCCCTCGACGGGAGGGACATGACATCGCGTTCGAGCTCGACAACCGGCTCGCGCGTGAGTCGCTCCTGGCCGCCATCGACGCGGCCCGGAGCACCATCCATTGGCAGTGCTACATCGTCGAGGACGACGCCATCACCGCCCGCTTCACGGAGGCACTCAAGCGCGCCGCATCGCGAGGGGTGCGCGTGCGCTTCCTGGCGGATGCGCTCTACAGCGGCCATGACTCCTTCGGCGCGCTCAACCCCGCGCTCGTCTCCCTGTCGGAGACACCTCTCGTGGAAGTGCGCGCCATCGCCCCCCTCGTGGGCGTCCCGAGCCTCTCCGAGCTCAAGCAGCGCAACCACCGCAAGCTCACGATCATCGACTCCGCGCGGGCCTTCGTCTCCGGACGCAACCTCGGCGCGCCGTACTACACGGGCTTCGACGAGGTGGACCTGCATCGGGACACGCCCTACCGCGACGTCCCCTGGCTCGACTGCGGCGCGAGGCTGAAGGGCCCGCTCGTCGGCGACCTCGAGCTCGCATTCCTGACCGAGTGGACCCGCGCCGGCGGCGAGCCATTCGACATCCCCGCGTCCGCTCCCGAGGGGACGATGGCGGCGAGGCTGGTCCTCCATGAGGGACTCCGGGACACGCACACGCTCGACACGCAGCTCGCGCTCATCCGCCATGCGCGCTCACGGCTCGTGCTGGTCAACACCTTCCCCCTGCTGCTCGAGCTCCAGAACGCCCTCATCGCCGCCGTGCGCCGGGGCGTGCGCGTGGAGTTCCTCTTCGGCAGCGTGCGCCCCCACCACGGAGACGCCCGGACCTACTTCCCCGGTGGAGCCCTTCGCGAAGTGGCGGACCACTACGTGCGCAGCCGACTGGACGCGGTCATCGCCGCTGGCGCCATCGCCTACGAGCTGGCCCTGCCCACGCTGCCGAACTGGGACGCCGCGCTGGAGCAACTCTGTCCTCACGTCCACGCGAAGCTCCTCGTCTGTGACACCACGGCGGTCGCGGTCGGCAGCGCGAACCTGGATGTCACCGCCGCCTATTGGGAGAGCGAGGCCCTGCTCATCGTCGAGGACCCGCCCTTCGCCGAGCAGATGCTCGGAGCCCTGGCCCCCCTGTTCGCCACGTCCCGGCGCATCGACCGCGAGGACTCGCGCTGGCGCGACGAAGTCGAGCAACGTGCCTGGGTCGGTCGCAACTGGCCCTCCCTCGTCGGCTGA
- a CDS encoding PepSY-associated TM helix domain-containing protein, protein MVLPFRKTLFWIHLAVGILSGIVVAIMSVTGVALAFQPQVIAWAESEACTVSAPGAGARKRTVEELLAKVREARPDAQVSGITVYPSETASAQVALGRTGVLYVNPYTGEVLESGSKGWRSFFHLMEEWHRWLATGGDNRAVGKAITGASNAGFLFLALSGLYLWWPRNWSRKALRSVTWFRSGLKGKARDFNWHNVMGFWMLPVLVVLTASGMVISYKWASDLVYTVTGNPVPAQGGGGVKVPVPETGAERKTVSAMVSTVQEQVPTWASITYRIPSPPKGAQGKSSEPSGGPKGDGKPRESSEPKGAEANAGPPQADAVSFSVKEKDAWPLFSSTQVSVDPFTGQVAKREAYADLNSGRQLRSWLRFLHTGEALGWPGQLIAAIASLAGAFLVWTGFALSWRRFFPRRQQHAEVPASAGESETPA, encoded by the coding sequence ATGGTTCTTCCGTTCCGCAAGACCCTCTTCTGGATTCACCTCGCCGTGGGGATTCTCAGCGGCATCGTCGTCGCCATCATGTCGGTGACGGGGGTGGCCCTGGCCTTCCAGCCGCAGGTCATCGCGTGGGCGGAGTCGGAGGCGTGCACCGTGTCCGCTCCCGGCGCGGGCGCCCGCAAGCGGACCGTCGAGGAGCTGCTGGCGAAGGTGCGCGAGGCCCGTCCGGACGCCCAGGTGTCGGGCATCACCGTGTATCCCTCCGAGACGGCGTCCGCGCAGGTGGCACTGGGCCGCACGGGGGTGCTCTACGTGAACCCCTACACGGGCGAGGTGCTCGAGAGCGGCTCGAAGGGGTGGCGCTCGTTCTTCCACCTGATGGAGGAGTGGCACCGGTGGCTGGCCACGGGCGGCGACAACCGCGCCGTCGGCAAGGCCATCACGGGCGCGTCCAACGCGGGCTTCCTCTTCCTGGCGCTGTCGGGGCTCTACCTGTGGTGGCCGCGCAACTGGTCGCGCAAGGCCCTGCGCTCCGTCACGTGGTTCCGAAGCGGGCTGAAGGGCAAGGCGCGCGACTTCAACTGGCACAACGTGATGGGCTTCTGGATGCTGCCCGTGCTCGTCGTCCTCACGGCGTCCGGCATGGTCATCTCGTACAAGTGGGCGAGTGACCTCGTCTACACGGTGACGGGCAACCCCGTGCCCGCGCAGGGCGGCGGAGGCGTGAAGGTCCCCGTTCCGGAGACCGGCGCCGAGCGCAAGACGGTGAGCGCGATGGTGTCCACCGTGCAGGAGCAGGTCCCCACCTGGGCGAGCATCACCTACCGCATTCCGTCGCCGCCCAAGGGCGCGCAGGGCAAGTCGTCGGAGCCGTCCGGTGGTCCGAAGGGTGATGGCAAGCCGCGCGAGTCATCCGAGCCGAAGGGCGCGGAGGCCAACGCGGGTCCTCCTCAGGCCGACGCCGTGTCGTTCAGCGTCAAGGAGAAGGACGCCTGGCCGCTGTTCTCCTCCACGCAGGTCTCGGTGGATCCATTCACCGGGCAGGTGGCGAAGCGCGAGGCCTACGCGGACCTGAACTCGGGTCGCCAGCTGCGCTCCTGGCTGCGCTTCCTCCACACCGGTGAAGCGCTGGGATGGCCGGGGCAGCTCATCGCCGCCATCGCCTCGTTGGCTGGTGCCTTCCTGGTGTGGACGGGCTTCGCCCTGTCGTGGCGGCGCTTCTTCCCTCGACGCCAGCAGCACGCCGAGGTCCCCGCGTCCGCGGGCGAATCGGAGACCCCCGCCTAG
- a CDS encoding TonB-dependent siderophore receptor — translation MSFSKSRSAGIRSSVGHVGGVRAALKPWGPAVGLVSALAAGGAVAQEPAAETPRPEAPVEASAAPVEQAPASTDSRQGTEGHFVLPTMEVQGETESYQVRESALPKVQKALVNTPQSVTVVPEAVMEEQRATTVRDALRNVSGITMSAGEGVRQGDSFMLRGFSAQNDVSRDGARDLGWFTRDTFNLEGVEAYFGPSSVLFGRGSAGGAINLVTKKPKRTSFQEVALSGGTAPTGRVDADINQVLSEDLQLRLNVMGQLSSTAGRDVVKDNRVGVAPSLRYKLAERTTLEMDYMFQREDGIPDYGMPYFNGSPVTESLDVPRENFYGVKSDKERVDAHVATARVTQGLGESFQFTNTLRFGRVDRFASPTAPRGLTPAGAPTTIGRQRFQTETDNSYVANQTAVGGELKTGFLEHSANAGVELTWEKRSQGRFNLNAVGLPTGPNLPADLFNPDSDPDLSAVSPVFSSASVSVQRTLGLYIADQIELGPYVELLGSVRWDVFNTDYISTAATGAKTRLRSSDHLLNWRAGVVLKPVEKVSVYGMYGTSASPSAELGTLAADTVSLDPEKNAIIEAGAKADLLEDRLGVTAAVFRINKTDARVPNTNPEGPPQVLAGEQRVQGLNLGVSGTIVERWQVLANYTLMDSAIVEHTTPHMVGQRLPNTPRHSISLWTTYSPLKDFTVGGGAIYQDVTSVNNPTSATAVTNYVPNFWRFDAFASYAFGKALVQLNVYNLTDTLYYDQYYAGHAVPAEGMSALLTARYRFD, via the coding sequence ATGTCGTTCAGCAAGTCGCGTAGCGCTGGCATCCGGTCGAGTGTGGGGCACGTGGGTGGAGTTCGTGCGGCGCTGAAGCCGTGGGGGCCGGCGGTGGGCCTGGTGTCCGCGCTGGCGGCGGGTGGCGCGGTGGCGCAGGAGCCCGCGGCGGAGACGCCTCGCCCGGAGGCGCCGGTGGAGGCCTCGGCGGCCCCGGTCGAGCAGGCGCCCGCTTCGACGGATTCGCGGCAGGGCACGGAGGGCCACTTCGTGCTGCCCACCATGGAGGTGCAGGGCGAGACGGAGAGCTATCAGGTCCGTGAGAGCGCGCTGCCCAAGGTCCAGAAGGCCCTGGTGAACACGCCGCAGTCGGTGACGGTGGTGCCCGAGGCGGTGATGGAGGAGCAGCGGGCGACGACGGTGCGGGACGCGCTGCGCAACGTCTCCGGCATCACCATGAGCGCCGGCGAGGGTGTCCGCCAGGGTGACTCCTTCATGCTGCGTGGCTTCTCCGCGCAGAACGACGTGTCCCGCGATGGCGCCCGCGACCTGGGCTGGTTCACGCGCGACACGTTCAACCTGGAGGGCGTGGAGGCGTACTTCGGTCCGTCGTCCGTGCTCTTCGGCCGCGGCTCCGCGGGGGGCGCCATCAACCTGGTGACGAAGAAGCCCAAGCGCACGTCCTTCCAGGAGGTGGCGCTCAGCGGCGGCACCGCGCCCACGGGCCGTGTCGACGCGGACATCAACCAGGTGCTGTCGGAGGACCTCCAGCTGCGTCTGAACGTCATGGGCCAGCTGTCCTCGACGGCGGGCCGCGACGTGGTGAAGGACAACCGCGTGGGTGTGGCGCCGTCGCTGCGCTACAAGCTCGCGGAGCGCACCACGCTGGAGATGGACTACATGTTCCAGCGGGAGGACGGCATCCCGGACTACGGCATGCCGTACTTCAACGGCAGCCCCGTCACCGAGTCGCTCGACGTGCCGCGCGAGAACTTCTACGGCGTGAAGTCCGACAAGGAGCGCGTGGACGCGCACGTCGCCACGGCCCGCGTCACCCAGGGCCTGGGCGAGTCGTTCCAGTTCACCAACACGCTGCGCTTCGGCCGCGTGGACCGCTTCGCCAGCCCCACCGCGCCGCGTGGCCTGACGCCCGCCGGGGCCCCGACGACCATCGGCCGTCAGCGCTTCCAGACGGAGACGGACAACTCCTACGTCGCCAACCAGACCGCGGTGGGGGGGGAGCTGAAGACGGGCTTCCTCGAGCACAGCGCCAACGCGGGCGTGGAGCTGACCTGGGAGAAGCGCAGCCAGGGCCGCTTCAACCTCAACGCGGTGGGCCTGCCGACCGGGCCCAACCTCCCGGCGGACCTGTTCAACCCGGACTCGGACCCGGACCTCTCCGCGGTGTCGCCCGTGTTCTCCAGCGCCAGCGTGAGCGTGCAGCGGACGCTGGGCCTCTACATCGCGGACCAGATTGAGCTGGGCCCCTACGTGGAGCTGCTGGGCTCGGTGCGCTGGGACGTGTTCAACACGGACTACATCTCCACGGCCGCCACGGGCGCGAAGACCCGGCTGCGGAGCAGCGACCACCTCCTCAACTGGCGCGCGGGCGTGGTCCTCAAGCCGGTGGAGAAGGTGAGCGTCTACGGCATGTACGGCACCTCCGCGAGCCCCTCCGCCGAGCTGGGCACGCTGGCCGCCGACACCGTGAGCCTGGACCCGGAGAAGAACGCCATCATCGAGGCGGGCGCGAAGGCGGACCTGCTCGAGGACCGGCTGGGTGTCACCGCCGCGGTGTTCCGCATCAACAAGACGGACGCGCGCGTGCCCAACACCAACCCGGAAGGGCCGCCGCAGGTGCTCGCGGGTGAGCAGCGCGTGCAGGGCCTCAACCTGGGCGTGTCCGGCACCATCGTCGAGCGCTGGCAGGTGCTCGCCAACTACACGCTGATGGACTCCGCCATCGTCGAGCACACGACGCCGCACATGGTGGGGCAGCGCCTGCCCAACACGCCGCGCCACAGCATCTCGCTGTGGACGACGTACTCGCCGCTGAAGGACTTCACCGTGGGCGGCGGCGCCATCTACCAGGACGTGACGAGCGTCAACAACCCGACCTCGGCCACCGCGGTGACGAACTACGTGCCGAACTTCTGGCGCTTCGATGCCTTCGCGAGCTACGCGTTCGGCAAGGCGCTGGTCCAGCTCAACGTCTACAACCTCACCGACACGCTGTACTACGACCAGTACTACGCGGGTCACGCCGTCCCCGCCGAGGGCATGTCGGCCCTGCTGACGGCTCGCTACCGCTTCGACTGA
- a CDS encoding MlaD family protein has protein sequence MDERRLELKVGALVLAAVVGVFVLLWLMGELTLGSTSLLAVDFGHTGNVVEGAPVKLAGVQVGRVQAIRLMPERRDDRGRSLPVRMELAVDPASLGALRSDARVTVATVGLLGEPYLELNPGTQPSPLPAGEAIRGVDAPRLDVLAEKLSGFVETISAMLEKDPEAVTDLVSNVSRLTRTLNELLTENKGDVKVLASELAAASKDLRQLSQLAREAMQPGGKAAKLLDDAAATAAVLRSDLPGLTKSAGTTLDGLAAVTGALTPEDGQRVKLALEKLTSAAGQLDSIAARADRVLARIEAGEGTVGSVLQDPTLYNELRTLVTDLRKHPWKMLWKD, from the coding sequence ATGGATGAGCGACGGTTGGAATTGAAGGTGGGCGCCCTGGTGCTGGCCGCGGTGGTGGGCGTGTTCGTGTTGCTGTGGCTGATGGGCGAGCTGACGCTGGGTTCGACGTCGCTGCTCGCGGTGGACTTCGGCCACACGGGCAACGTGGTCGAGGGTGCCCCCGTGAAGCTCGCCGGTGTCCAGGTGGGCCGGGTCCAGGCCATCCGGCTGATGCCAGAGCGACGGGATGATCGCGGCAGGTCGCTGCCGGTGCGCATGGAGCTGGCCGTGGACCCCGCCTCACTGGGCGCCCTGCGCTCGGATGCGCGGGTGACGGTGGCGACCGTGGGCCTCCTGGGCGAGCCCTATCTGGAGCTGAACCCCGGAACACAACCCTCCCCACTGCCCGCCGGTGAGGCGATACGAGGCGTCGACGCACCGAGGCTGGACGTGCTCGCGGAGAAGCTCTCCGGCTTCGTGGAGACGATCTCCGCGATGCTGGAGAAGGACCCGGAGGCCGTGACGGACCTGGTCTCCAACGTGTCCCGGTTGACCCGGACGTTGAACGAGCTGCTCACTGAGAACAAAGGCGACGTGAAGGTGCTGGCATCGGAGCTGGCCGCGGCGTCGAAGGACTTGAGGCAGCTCTCACAGCTCGCCCGCGAGGCCATGCAGCCCGGAGGCAAGGCCGCGAAGCTGCTCGATGACGCGGCGGCGACAGCGGCGGTGCTGCGCAGCGACCTGCCAGGCCTGACAAAGTCCGCGGGGACGACGTTGGACGGGCTGGCCGCCGTCACGGGCGCGCTGACGCCCGAGGACGGTCAACGCGTGAAGCTGGCCCTGGAGAAGCTCACGTCGGCAGCGGGACAGCTGGACTCCATCGCCGCTCGGGCGGACCGGGTCCTCGCGCGGATTGAAGCGGGAGAAGGCACGGTCGGCTCCGTCCTTCAGGACCCCACGCTCTACAACGAGCTGCGCACGCTGGTGACCGACCTGCGCAAGCATCCCTGGAAGATGCTGTGGAAGGATTGA
- a CDS encoding DEAD/DEAH box helicase — protein sequence MTSAPPSAPPDATFESLGLKPQLVEALTSLGYEEPTPIQHASLPPLLAGKDLLGIAATGTGKTAAFALPLLHHLTPGKARPHTTSALVLVPTRELAMQVSEAIHRYGQKLGATVLPLYGGQVIGQQLRVLKRGVDVVVATPGRALDHLRRGTLQLDHVQTVVLDEADEMLDMGFADDLEAILSGTPEDRQTALFSATLPPRIASIAERHLRQPVRVRIAKEKVEPGELPRIQQTAFVVPRAFKIAALGRLLDVESPTAAIIFCRTRTEVDDLTVSLNGRGWRAHALHGGMTQEQRDRVIKQLKSHGTDLLVATDVAARGLDIPRLSHVVNFDVPNAPEAYVHRIGRTGRAGREGVAITLVEPREHRLLRNIEKVTGQRIQVATVPTVADLRAKRQELLRATLREVLVAGGQDGYRSLVEDLAGEFEPLDIAAAAVKLLQDAQDEGRAKEEEEIPAVAPPQERRERPGRPTGPGGRPGGRPERGGPRRPPQGSWDTTRLWIGAGRQAGIRPADLVGAIAGEAGLDSSRIGAIQITDGFSLVEVPEPDANRVIAALKAATIRGRKVLIRKDRS from the coding sequence GTGACTTCCGCACCGCCGTCCGCCCCCCCCGACGCCACCTTTGAATCCCTGGGCCTGAAGCCCCAGCTCGTGGAGGCGCTCACGTCCCTCGGTTACGAGGAACCCACGCCCATCCAGCACGCGTCCCTCCCGCCCTTGCTCGCGGGGAAGGACCTGCTCGGCATCGCCGCCACCGGAACCGGCAAGACGGCCGCCTTCGCGCTCCCGCTCCTGCATCACCTGACGCCCGGCAAGGCGCGCCCGCACACCACCTCCGCCCTGGTGCTCGTCCCCACGCGCGAGCTGGCGATGCAGGTGTCCGAGGCCATCCACCGCTACGGCCAGAAGCTGGGCGCCACCGTCCTGCCGCTCTACGGCGGACAGGTCATCGGCCAGCAGCTCCGCGTCCTCAAGCGCGGTGTGGACGTCGTCGTCGCCACGCCTGGCCGCGCGCTGGACCACCTGCGCCGGGGCACGCTCCAGCTGGACCATGTGCAGACCGTCGTGCTCGACGAGGCCGACGAGATGCTGGACATGGGCTTCGCCGATGACCTGGAGGCCATCCTCTCCGGGACGCCCGAGGACCGGCAGACCGCCCTCTTCTCCGCCACCCTGCCCCCGCGCATCGCGAGCATCGCCGAGCGCCACCTGCGGCAGCCGGTGCGCGTGCGCATCGCCAAGGAGAAGGTGGAGCCCGGTGAGCTGCCGCGCATCCAGCAGACCGCGTTCGTCGTGCCGCGAGCGTTCAAGATCGCCGCGCTGGGCCGGCTGCTCGACGTGGAGTCCCCCACCGCCGCCATCATCTTCTGCCGCACGCGCACGGAGGTGGATGACCTCACCGTGTCCCTCAACGGCCGGGGCTGGCGCGCCCACGCGCTCCACGGCGGCATGACGCAGGAGCAGCGAGACCGCGTCATCAAGCAGCTCAAGTCCCACGGCACCGACCTGCTCGTCGCCACGGACGTCGCCGCGCGCGGCCTGGACATCCCCCGCCTCTCCCACGTCGTGAACTTCGACGTGCCCAACGCCCCGGAGGCGTACGTGCACCGCATCGGCCGCACCGGCCGCGCGGGCCGGGAGGGCGTGGCCATCACGCTGGTGGAGCCTCGCGAGCACCGGCTGCTGCGCAACATCGAGAAGGTGACGGGGCAGCGCATCCAGGTCGCCACCGTCCCCACCGTGGCGGACCTCCGCGCCAAGCGGCAGGAGCTGCTGCGCGCCACCCTGCGCGAGGTGCTCGTCGCCGGTGGCCAGGACGGGTACCGGAGCCTCGTGGAGGACCTCGCGGGCGAGTTCGAGCCGCTCGACATCGCCGCCGCGGCCGTGAAGCTGCTCCAGGATGCCCAGGACGAGGGCCGCGCGAAGGAAGAGGAAGAGATTCCCGCCGTCGCTCCGCCCCAGGAGCGCAGGGAGCGGCCGGGCCGCCCCACCGGTCCTGGTGGCAGGCCCGGAGGCCGTCCCGAGCGGGGCGGTCCTCGCCGTCCCCCGCAGGGTTCGTGGGACACGACGCGCCTCTGGATTGGCGCGGGCCGGCAGGCCGGCATCCGCCCCGCGGACCTGGTGGGCGCCATCGCCGGTGAGGCCGGACTGGACTCGTCCCGCATCGGCGCGATTCAGATCACGGACGGGTTCTCGCTGGTGGAGGTCCCGGAGCCCGACGCCAATCGCGTCATCGCCGCGCTGAAGGCGGCGACGATCCGTGGGCGGAAGGTGCTCATCCGCAAGGACCGGAGCTGA